TTGTCTTTCAATATCTGGAGCAGCTGCTCTACCAGAACAGGACCATCTCCGGCCATGATGCGGTAGCCAATGAAATCCGCATCCTCTTGAATGGCAGTATCCGCGATTTGCTCAGCGAAGAGGGCGCCCCCCAGGATCACTTCGATCCCCTCATCTCTAAGCCTGGTGGCTACGACATTGTAACCACTCACATGACCGTCAAAGGGATTCCTAACCAGCAGAAGTCGTATTCTTCTATCTTTCTCCATTTGCTCTCCTCCTTACTTAACTTATCGTGGATGTGTGATGTGTCTTGGTGTGACCACTAAGATAGCATTCTGAACGAGTACTTATGTATCTGTACCACCTGGACAACTTCGTAGCAGATGATCTCTGGAAGTTCGGCGAGTATATTGTCCAGGAAAACATGCAGCCCGCGGATGTCTTTGGCTATCGCCCACATGCAGATCTGAAAATTCCCGGAGATGATGCTCACATGCATGATAGTCTGCTCAAGGGCTAGGGAGTTTGCTACCCCAACAAGCCTGTCGTATTTGACCTTGAGGAAAACCAGTGCTCGAACCCTGTATCCCAAAGCAGCCGCGTCAACGACGCTAACAAACTTGACGATCCCATTGTTCAGGAGTTTCGCCATTCTCCTGTTCACGGCAAATCTGTCACTGCCGACTCTTTCTGCCAGTTCCGTCATGGTTTGCCTGGGCATTATCTCCATCTCTCTAATAAGCAACAGGTCGAATTCATCCAGAGCATCCCGCTTGGCACGCTTGTTGGGAATACCGGTTTCGTGTGTAAAGTATCGCCACGAGTTTTTCACCACATTGAGGAAAAAGACCGTCTCGATATCGATCACCTGGCTCAATTTCCCCAGCGCTTCCGGGAGAAGTTGCATCAGTTCCTTGATATCTCGAACCAGAACCCATGCCATCACATCATAACGGCCTGTGGTCAATTGAATGTATTTGATGGCTGGATAGGGCGCAAGCTGATCGGCAATGGCACGCGATTTCCCCGAGGGAACCTTTATCCCAACCAGACAGAAAACCTCATACCCAACACAAAACGGGTCACTGATAGTGGCAAATGTGATAATGCGGCCGTCCAAGAGCCTCTGAAGTCTTCTGTGAACGGTTGTTTTGCTGATGCCCATTTTGGTAGCGATACTCTCATATCCCTGCCTGGCATCGGATTCCAGTTCCTTGAGCAATATCATGTCCAGATCATCAAGTTCCATCTTCTCTCCTCAAGAACCATTCGTGATGCTGGTTCCCTCAGGCATCCCCGCTGCTATCTGTCCACAAGAAGGTTTCCAGAACCCTAACACTGTGACACTTCCACCCCTTCAGCGGAAGTTGCCTATGATGATGTCATTTACGGAAAGAGCGCTCACAGATCCCTCGAAGCCATT
This genomic stretch from Dehalococcoidia bacterium harbors:
- a CDS encoding cobalamin-dependent protein (Presence of a B(12) (cobalamin)-binding domain implies dependence on cobalamin itself, in one of its several forms, or in some unusual lineages, dependence on a cobalamin-like analog.) — its product is MEKDRRIRLLLVRNPFDGHVSGYNVVATRLRDEGIEVILGGALFAEQIADTAIQEDADFIGYRIMAGDGPVLVEQLLQILKDKDADIPIIVGGVIPAENKPRLKAMGVVDVFGPGSTAASMVSCMKDHMCCRK
- a CDS encoding Lrp/AsnC family transcriptional regulator, encoding MELDDLDMILLKELESDARQGYESIATKMGISKTTVHRRLQRLLDGRIITFATISDPFCVGYEVFCLVGIKVPSGKSRAIADQLAPYPAIKYIQLTTGRYDVMAWVLVRDIKELMQLLPEALGKLSQVIDIETVFFLNVVKNSWRYFTHETGIPNKRAKRDALDEFDLLLIREMEIMPRQTMTELAERVGSDRFAVNRRMAKLLNNGIVKFVSVVDAAALGYRVRALVFLKVKYDRLVGVANSLALEQTIMHVSIISGNFQICMWAIAKDIRGLHVFLDNILAELPEIICYEVVQVVQIHKYSFRMLS